One region of Bombus affinis isolate iyBomAffi1 chromosome 3, iyBomAffi1.2, whole genome shotgun sequence genomic DNA includes:
- the LOC126914967 gene encoding uncharacterized protein LOC126914967 isoform X2 has translation MKLFVAFVLLTATVMAEPPRYRPQQQRQFYFARQQEETTTVASAPYAPSGWRSPGPAFNLPPREPQRQYGAPSAPQQQYGAPAAPQQQYGAPAAPQQLYRAPSAPQQQYGAPSVPQSQYGPPAVPQQQYGPPQETTTTEVPDTTEVDTVASVTESESEPVNSVNELDDEEVDEQQPQQSGEYYVALPDGRLQRVRYVSRQNIEAMKYFAKIRAENVEPLRGPIYAYAPLQKLQIVPAGLQVSVAPVAPIATPAESKPQKLEIQPVATQVQYQYDNPAGVLPLGSGSYAAYTGPSDSRYLLTLP, from the exons ATGAAG CTCTTCGTCGCTTTCGTTCTTCTGACCGCCACGGTGATGGCAGAGCCACCAAGATATCGTCCTCAACAACAAAGGCAATTCTACTTCGCCAGACAGCAGGAAGAAACCACCACTGTTGCTAGTGCACCTTATGCACCTTCTGGATGGAGATCACCTGGGCCAGCCTTCAATCTTCCCCCAAGAGAACCTCAAAGACAATACGGAGCACCTAGCGCACCTCAACAGCAATATGGCGCACCTGCTGCTCCTCAGCAACAATACGGAGCACCTGCTGCTCCTCAGCAACTGTACAGAGCACCCAGTGCTCCTCAACAGCAATATGGAGCTCCTAGTGTTCCTCAATCACAATATGGGCCACCTGCGGTTCCTCAACAACAGTATGGACCACCACAGGAAACTACTACTACAGAAGTGCCAGATACTACTGAAGTAGATACGGTTGCTAGTGTCACTGAGTCTGAG TCCGAGCCCGTCAACTCCGTGAACGAGCTCGATGACGAAGAAGTAGATGAACAACAGCCGCAGCAATCTGGCGAGTACTACGTAGCCCTACCCGATGGCCGTCTTCAACGAGTCCGCTACGTCAGCCGCCAGAACATCGAAGCCATGAAGTACTTCGCTAAGATTCGTGCTGAAAACGTGGAGCCACTCCGTGGACCCATCTACGCCTACGCTCCTCTCCAAAAATTGCAAATCGTGCCAGCTGGACTGCAAGTGTCTGTCGCCCCAGTTGCACCGATCGCAACACCAGCCGAATCGAAACCGCAAAAATTAGAAATTCAACCGGTTGCTACACAAGTACAGTATCAATACGATAATCCCGCTGGAGTGCTTCCATTAGGCAGTGGATCTTATGCTGCTTACACTGGACCAAGCGACTCTAGATACCTTTTGACCTTACCGTAG
- the LOC126914967 gene encoding uncharacterized protein LOC126914967 isoform X1, which translates to MKQLFVAFVLLTATVMAEPPRYRPQQQRQFYFARQQEETTTVASAPYAPSGWRSPGPAFNLPPREPQRQYGAPSAPQQQYGAPAAPQQQYGAPAAPQQLYRAPSAPQQQYGAPSVPQSQYGPPAVPQQQYGPPQETTTTEVPDTTEVDTVASVTESESEPVNSVNELDDEEVDEQQPQQSGEYYVALPDGRLQRVRYVSRQNIEAMKYFAKIRAENVEPLRGPIYAYAPLQKLQIVPAGLQVSVAPVAPIATPAESKPQKLEIQPVATQVQYQYDNPAGVLPLGSGSYAAYTGPSDSRYLLTLP; encoded by the exons ATGAAG CAGCTCTTCGTCGCTTTCGTTCTTCTGACCGCCACGGTGATGGCAGAGCCACCAAGATATCGTCCTCAACAACAAAGGCAATTCTACTTCGCCAGACAGCAGGAAGAAACCACCACTGTTGCTAGTGCACCTTATGCACCTTCTGGATGGAGATCACCTGGGCCAGCCTTCAATCTTCCCCCAAGAGAACCTCAAAGACAATACGGAGCACCTAGCGCACCTCAACAGCAATATGGCGCACCTGCTGCTCCTCAGCAACAATACGGAGCACCTGCTGCTCCTCAGCAACTGTACAGAGCACCCAGTGCTCCTCAACAGCAATATGGAGCTCCTAGTGTTCCTCAATCACAATATGGGCCACCTGCGGTTCCTCAACAACAGTATGGACCACCACAGGAAACTACTACTACAGAAGTGCCAGATACTACTGAAGTAGATACGGTTGCTAGTGTCACTGAGTCTGAG TCCGAGCCCGTCAACTCCGTGAACGAGCTCGATGACGAAGAAGTAGATGAACAACAGCCGCAGCAATCTGGCGAGTACTACGTAGCCCTACCCGATGGCCGTCTTCAACGAGTCCGCTACGTCAGCCGCCAGAACATCGAAGCCATGAAGTACTTCGCTAAGATTCGTGCTGAAAACGTGGAGCCACTCCGTGGACCCATCTACGCCTACGCTCCTCTCCAAAAATTGCAAATCGTGCCAGCTGGACTGCAAGTGTCTGTCGCCCCAGTTGCACCGATCGCAACACCAGCCGAATCGAAACCGCAAAAATTAGAAATTCAACCGGTTGCTACACAAGTACAGTATCAATACGATAATCCCGCTGGAGTGCTTCCATTAGGCAGTGGATCTTATGCTGCTTACACTGGACCAAGCGACTCTAGATACCTTTTGACCTTACCGTAG